Proteins from one Phyllobacterium zundukense genomic window:
- the cyoA gene encoding ubiquinol oxidase subunit II, translating to MSDVAGSYWRSGVLDPQGPVGAAQNTILLNATTIMLAVVIPVILLTLGFAWWFRHSNARARYMPDWSYSGRIELIVWSIPALVVLFLGGIAWVGSHDLDPGKRIASSAAPLNVQVVSLDWKWLFIYPDLGVASVNRLMVPAGVPIRFQLTSATVMNSFFVPQLGSQIYTMEGMTTRLNLLADKPGRYPGLSAQFSGEGFSDMRFVVDAMPQQAFDQWTASARTAGGKLDKASYSELARPSSAVASSTFGQVEQNLFNDIVNSNNPGSGTSPAGHHSAPTISGGT from the coding sequence ATGTCTGACGTAGCGGGTTCTTATTGGCGCAGCGGCGTTCTCGACCCGCAGGGTCCGGTCGGTGCCGCACAGAACACGATATTGCTGAACGCAACAACGATCATGCTGGCAGTGGTCATTCCTGTCATTCTGCTCACTCTCGGGTTCGCCTGGTGGTTTCGGCACAGCAACGCGCGGGCTCGATACATGCCTGACTGGTCCTATTCGGGCCGCATCGAACTGATCGTATGGTCGATTCCTGCATTGGTGGTGCTGTTCCTCGGCGGTATCGCCTGGGTCGGCTCCCACGACCTCGATCCCGGCAAGCGGATCGCTTCCAGTGCCGCTCCACTCAATGTGCAGGTGGTTTCCCTCGATTGGAAATGGCTCTTCATCTATCCCGATCTGGGCGTTGCAAGCGTCAACAGGCTCATGGTGCCGGCAGGAGTTCCGATACGCTTTCAGCTCACATCCGCGACTGTCATGAACAGCTTTTTCGTGCCACAGCTCGGCAGCCAGATTTACACGATGGAGGGCATGACGACGCGGCTCAATCTGCTCGCAGACAAGCCGGGAAGGTATCCCGGCCTTTCGGCGCAATTCAGCGGCGAAGGCTTTTCGGATATGCGCTTCGTGGTCGATGCAATGCCGCAGCAAGCCTTCGACCAGTGGACTGCAAGCGCACGCACTGCTGGCGGGAAGTTGGACAAGGCGAGCTACTCGGAGCTGGCGCGTCCGAGTTCCGCGGTGGCATCGTCAACTTTTGGTCAGGTCGAGCAAAACCTGTTCAATGATATCGTGAATTCAAACAACCCCGGATCCGGTACATCCCCCGCCGGGCACCATTCGGCACCCACGATTTCTGGCGGAACCTGA
- a CDS encoding pyrroloquinoline quinone-dependent dehydrogenase, whose protein sequence is MWTKYLLSALSVVALTATCGELRAQSAEWSTYNGDLAAQKFSPLKQITPQNVGNLAVAWRTHTGDVSSGGPPSAGMHNRPPATDPQADLPPTVWSATPLFVNDTVYLGTPFYRIFALEPDTGKVKWSYDTNAVLEALTQPDLKNRGVAYWQADAPDAAQACQKRIYIGTMDAKLHSIDADTGKPCADFGKGGVVDIDQWNVENAKWPLSILQPPTVYKDFLFVGWAGKDWADAVDPPGTVFALDARTGALRWTFHALNPADAAKSGTANVWASMAVDRDRNLLFLPVSSPSPNFFGGNRLDAISLGTSVTALDVDTGKVVWSRQLVHHDIWDLDTNSAPTLIDIQKDGATIPALVQTSKQGFLYVLNRETGEPVYPIEERPFPASTVPGEKASPTQPYVPLPKAVVGDKWPGVFGLADIVSFGYCSRTAATLRDEGRFTPPSLEGSLVYPGTIGGIEWGGGAVDPSTGTFVVNYSSAVQIYKLIPRADYDKAATAGGLETGGFFPMTGAPYGVQLTTFLNPLGMPCWKPPYGSIAAYDLKTGKQLWDVPFGQVQQYGFYMPESWGSITLGGPVITASGLIFIGASMDSMVRALDLATGKVLWKSLVSAPAVALPAVYEYKGKQYVVFAAGGNSILTPKVSDEIIAFALPD, encoded by the coding sequence ATGTGGACAAAGTATCTATTGTCGGCGTTGTCTGTTGTGGCGTTGACGGCAACTTGCGGCGAACTCCGGGCCCAGAGCGCCGAATGGAGCACCTACAATGGTGACCTTGCGGCACAAAAATTCTCGCCCCTGAAGCAGATCACTCCGCAAAATGTGGGGAATCTCGCAGTGGCATGGCGTACCCATACTGGTGACGTTTCATCCGGTGGACCGCCATCGGCTGGAATGCACAATCGTCCGCCGGCCACTGATCCGCAGGCCGATCTTCCGCCAACAGTATGGTCGGCGACGCCGCTTTTCGTTAATGACACAGTCTACCTCGGCACACCCTTCTACCGGATTTTCGCACTTGAGCCCGATACAGGAAAGGTTAAGTGGAGCTACGACACCAATGCTGTTCTTGAAGCGTTGACACAGCCCGACCTCAAGAACCGCGGCGTTGCTTACTGGCAGGCAGATGCCCCTGACGCTGCGCAGGCATGCCAGAAACGCATCTATATTGGTACGATGGACGCAAAACTGCATTCCATTGATGCAGACACGGGCAAGCCCTGCGCCGATTTCGGCAAAGGCGGCGTCGTGGATATCGACCAGTGGAATGTTGAAAACGCCAAGTGGCCGCTGTCCATTCTCCAGCCTCCAACCGTCTACAAGGATTTCCTCTTCGTTGGTTGGGCCGGCAAGGACTGGGCCGATGCCGTCGATCCACCCGGTACTGTGTTTGCGCTCGATGCGCGGACGGGCGCTCTGCGCTGGACGTTCCATGCCTTGAACCCAGCGGACGCTGCCAAGAGCGGCACCGCAAACGTCTGGGCAAGCATGGCCGTCGATCGTGACCGCAACCTGCTGTTTTTGCCGGTCAGTTCGCCCAGTCCAAACTTTTTCGGCGGTAACAGGTTGGACGCGATCTCGCTCGGGACATCAGTGACTGCGCTCGATGTGGACACAGGCAAAGTCGTATGGTCAAGGCAACTCGTGCATCATGATATCTGGGACCTCGACACCAATTCTGCGCCGACACTGATCGATATCCAGAAGGATGGAGCCACAATTCCGGCGCTGGTGCAGACCTCCAAGCAGGGTTTCCTTTATGTCCTCAACCGCGAGACGGGTGAGCCGGTCTACCCGATCGAGGAACGCCCCTTCCCGGCATCAACAGTACCGGGAGAGAAGGCCTCACCAACACAACCCTACGTGCCACTGCCCAAAGCCGTCGTGGGAGACAAGTGGCCCGGTGTCTTTGGCTTGGCGGACATCGTGAGCTTCGGCTATTGCAGCCGCACCGCCGCGACTTTGCGCGACGAGGGCCGGTTCACACCGCCCAGCCTTGAAGGGTCTCTGGTTTATCCGGGTACGATTGGGGGTATCGAGTGGGGTGGCGGAGCGGTCGACCCTTCGACCGGCACCTTCGTTGTCAACTATTCGAGTGCAGTGCAGATCTACAAGCTGATCCCGCGTGCTGATTATGACAAGGCAGCGACTGCCGGAGGCCTGGAAACCGGCGGTTTCTTTCCGATGACCGGCGCACCCTACGGAGTCCAGCTCACAACATTCCTCAATCCTCTGGGAATGCCCTGCTGGAAGCCTCCCTATGGTTCAATTGCTGCCTATGATCTTAAAACCGGCAAGCAGCTTTGGGACGTGCCGTTCGGCCAGGTGCAGCAATATGGCTTCTATATGCCTGAGTCATGGGGATCGATCACCCTGGGAGGCCCCGTCATCACCGCAAGCGGCTTGATCTTTATCGGCGCTTCCATGGACTCGATGGTGCGCGCACTCGACCTTGCAACCGGCAAGGTGTTGTGGAAGTCTCTCGTATCAGCGCCGGCTGTCGCGCTTCCGGCGGTTTATGAGTATAAGGGCAAACAATATGTCGTGTTTGCAGCGGGGGGTAATTCGATCCTCACTCCAAAGGTCAGCGACGAAATTATCGCTTTCGCCCTGCCTGACTGA
- the dapA gene encoding 4-hydroxy-tetrahydrodipicolinate synthase has product MTTLSANEISGLYTAIVTPMKEDRTVDLDALRELTRFQLESGAAGVVPIGGTGEYTAFSRSERRAIVEACVEASDGKPVIPGVLSTGFKDAVEAGQDFAAAGASAVMTVTPYYASGTQEAMREYFRAYRQEIDVPVMLYQIPRRTNVTVTAECIQGMVEDRSIIGMKYSSYDVPEFIKTIKYVGNQIAILSGEEPLFATHVALGARGGVLASASIYPKVWLKIFQLAQEGKLHEALQIQAPIDSVVEAIFLETNPGPLKKYMALAGMPVGSVRLPLQDPRQLWRN; this is encoded by the coding sequence ATGACGACTCTTTCTGCCAATGAAATTAGTGGCCTCTACACGGCCATAGTCACTCCGATGAAGGAAGACAGAACCGTCGATCTTGACGCCCTGCGCGAGCTTACACGCTTTCAGTTGGAAAGTGGCGCGGCCGGGGTCGTTCCTATCGGTGGCACTGGCGAATATACGGCTTTCTCGCGATCCGAGCGCAGGGCGATTGTGGAAGCGTGCGTCGAGGCGTCGGATGGCAAGCCGGTCATTCCCGGTGTCCTGTCCACTGGTTTCAAGGATGCTGTCGAGGCTGGACAGGATTTTGCTGCCGCCGGCGCTTCTGCCGTAATGACGGTTACTCCTTATTACGCTTCGGGCACCCAAGAGGCGATGCGCGAATACTTCCGGGCCTATCGCCAGGAGATCGATGTGCCTGTTATGCTTTACCAAATCCCGCGTCGTACCAATGTAACCGTTACCGCCGAGTGCATACAGGGGATGGTCGAAGATCGCTCCATCATCGGCATGAAGTACTCGTCCTATGACGTGCCGGAGTTTATCAAGACGATCAAGTATGTCGGTAATCAAATTGCCATACTAAGCGGCGAAGAGCCTCTTTTTGCGACCCACGTCGCACTTGGCGCTCGCGGTGGCGTTCTAGCGTCCGCGTCGATATATCCCAAGGTCTGGCTTAAAATCTTCCAGCTTGCGCAGGAGGGTAAGCTCCATGAGGCCTTGCAAATCCAGGCCCCGATCGACTCCGTCGTCGAGGCAATTTTCCTGGAAACCAATCCCGGGCCTCTGAAGAAATACATGGCTCTGGCCGGCATGCCCGTAGGTAGTGTCAGGCTGCCGTTACAGGACCCGAGGCAACTCTGGCGAAACTGA
- the cyoB gene encoding cytochrome o ubiquinol oxidase subunit I, translated as MLGKLSWAAIPFDQPIPMIASLMVMLTISAVLLLVTWKGWWPYLWSEWITSVDHKRIGVMYILLALVMLVRGFTDAIMMRSQLALAAGGAQGYLPPEHYNQIFSAHGTIMIFFVAMTFMVGLMNFVVPLQLGIRDVAFPVLNSVSFWLTAAGVLLVNMSLVIGEFARTGWLVYPPLSELAYSPGVGVDYYLWALQISGAGTLLSGINLTTTILKLRAPGMGYMRMPIFCWTALASNLLIVAAFPILTATFAMLLLDRYLGFHFFTNEAGGNAMMYINLIWAWGHPEVYILILPAFGVFSEVIATFSGKRLFGYRSMVIATMAICVLSFMVWLHHFFTMGAGADINGFFGIMTMIIAVPTGVKVFNWLFTLYGGRLRFDAPVYWALGFMVTFVVGGMTGVLLAIPPADFVLHNSLFLVAHFHNVIIGGVLFGAFAGYTFWFPKAFGFKLDERIGKAIFWCWFIGFYLAFMPLYMLGLMGATRRMQHYDVAGWQPLMLVALLGAIVILAGIVLTIVQLFISIRTRDQRRDLTGDPWDGRTLEWSTPSPPPAWNYSVLPSVNGLDAYWEAKKSPKSHRQDGPDPETITVPRNSPIGFVLAFFAVMTGFALIWHIWWMAIAGLIGALMTILAHAWRVADEVEYIVESEVSRGAI; from the coding sequence ATGCTCGGAAAGCTCAGCTGGGCCGCCATACCTTTCGACCAGCCCATTCCGATGATCGCATCCCTCATGGTCATGCTGACGATCTCGGCGGTATTGCTGCTTGTCACGTGGAAAGGCTGGTGGCCCTATCTCTGGTCCGAATGGATCACCAGCGTCGATCACAAGCGCATTGGCGTCATGTATATCCTGCTTGCCCTTGTCATGCTCGTCCGGGGGTTTACCGACGCGATCATGATGCGCTCGCAACTGGCACTGGCGGCTGGCGGCGCGCAGGGTTACCTGCCACCCGAGCATTACAACCAGATATTCTCGGCTCACGGCACGATCATGATTTTCTTTGTGGCGATGACCTTCATGGTCGGCCTGATGAATTTCGTCGTGCCTCTGCAACTCGGTATCCGCGATGTGGCGTTTCCCGTGTTGAACTCGGTCAGCTTCTGGTTGACGGCAGCGGGTGTACTTCTCGTAAACATGTCACTTGTTATCGGCGAGTTCGCGAGAACGGGGTGGTTGGTCTATCCGCCTCTGTCGGAATTGGCGTATTCGCCCGGGGTTGGCGTCGATTATTATCTTTGGGCGCTGCAGATATCCGGCGCGGGCACGCTCTTGTCGGGGATAAATCTGACGACAACCATCCTGAAGCTGCGCGCACCCGGCATGGGTTATATGAGGATGCCGATCTTCTGCTGGACGGCGCTCGCTTCCAATCTTCTGATCGTCGCGGCTTTTCCGATCCTGACTGCGACCTTCGCGATGCTCCTTCTTGACCGCTACCTCGGATTTCATTTCTTCACGAACGAGGCTGGCGGCAATGCCATGATGTATATCAACCTCATCTGGGCCTGGGGTCATCCTGAAGTGTACATTCTGATCCTGCCCGCATTTGGTGTTTTCTCTGAAGTTATTGCCACCTTTTCCGGTAAACGCCTCTTCGGTTATCGCTCGATGGTCATTGCCACCATGGCCATATGCGTTTTGTCCTTCATGGTATGGCTGCATCACTTCTTCACGATGGGAGCAGGAGCAGACATCAACGGCTTCTTCGGGATCATGACGATGATCATCGCGGTGCCGACTGGCGTGAAGGTCTTCAACTGGCTGTTCACGCTTTATGGTGGCCGTCTCCGCTTCGATGCGCCGGTCTATTGGGCGCTGGGTTTCATGGTCACATTTGTCGTCGGCGGCATGACAGGCGTCTTGCTCGCAATTCCTCCCGCGGATTTCGTCTTGCACAACAGCCTGTTTCTCGTGGCGCATTTCCATAATGTGATTATCGGGGGCGTGCTTTTCGGTGCGTTCGCCGGGTATACATTCTGGTTCCCGAAAGCCTTTGGTTTCAAGCTGGATGAGCGCATCGGCAAGGCAATTTTCTGGTGCTGGTTCATCGGTTTCTATCTCGCCTTCATGCCGCTCTATATGCTCGGCCTGATGGGCGCGACACGGCGGATGCAGCACTACGATGTTGCTGGTTGGCAGCCCCTGATGCTCGTCGCGTTGCTTGGCGCAATCGTCATCCTCGCCGGTATCGTTCTGACGATTGTTCAACTCTTCATCAGCATTCGAACCCGCGACCAGCGACGGGATCTAACTGGCGACCCATGGGATGGGCGCACACTCGAATGGTCCACGCCTTCCCCGCCTCCCGCATGGAACTATTCGGTCTTGCCATCGGTGAACGGCCTCGACGCTTACTGGGAAGCAAAGAAGAGTCCCAAATCCCACCGTCAGGATGGTCCGGATCCGGAAACAATCACGGTTCCACGCAACAGCCCCATCGGGTTCGTGCTGGCGTTCTTTGCAGTCATGACCGGCTTCGCCCTGATCTGGCATATCTGGTGGATGGCTATCGCCGGATTGATAGGCGCGCTAATGACCATTCTTGCTCACGCCTGGCGCGTTGCGGACGAGGTCGAGTACATCGTCGAGAGCGAAGTGTCGCGAGGAGCCATATGA
- a CDS encoding amino acid ABC transporter ATP-binding protein — MIAENYKIEISSLKKQFGDLIVLRDINLKIAPGAVIALIGPSGSGKSTLLRCMNLLVIPDGGLIRIGNDAFQFGPGTSLPSAREQARFRRGAGMVFQHFNLFPHMTVLQNVMEGPVSAKNMPKAEAAVLARKLLAKVGLAEKADVYPQRLSGGQKQRVAIARALAMEPEVMLFDEVTSALDPELVSEVLSVMRDLAAEGMTMIIVTHEIAFAREVADIVVFMRDGVIVEEGPAREVIDTPKQEGTRSFLRHFHTRG; from the coding sequence ATGATTGCCGAGAACTATAAGATCGAAATCAGTTCGCTCAAAAAGCAGTTCGGCGATCTGATCGTCTTGCGCGATATCAATTTAAAGATTGCTCCTGGCGCCGTCATCGCACTCATTGGCCCTTCAGGATCCGGTAAGTCCACGCTGCTGCGTTGCATGAACCTCTTGGTCATCCCGGACGGCGGCCTTATTCGCATCGGTAACGACGCGTTCCAGTTCGGACCTGGAACGAGTCTTCCTTCAGCTCGCGAGCAGGCTCGTTTCCGTCGCGGGGCAGGCATGGTGTTCCAGCATTTCAACCTGTTTCCTCATATGACGGTTTTGCAAAATGTCATGGAAGGACCGGTTTCCGCGAAGAATATGCCGAAGGCCGAGGCTGCAGTTCTGGCGCGCAAATTGCTTGCCAAAGTCGGGCTGGCCGAAAAGGCTGACGTTTATCCGCAAAGGCTCTCGGGTGGACAGAAGCAGCGTGTTGCGATTGCACGGGCGTTGGCAATGGAACCCGAGGTGATGCTGTTCGATGAAGTCACGTCTGCGCTCGATCCAGAACTTGTTTCCGAGGTGCTGTCAGTAATGCGTGATCTTGCTGCGGAAGGTATGACAATGATCATTGTCACGCATGAAATTGCCTTTGCACGTGAAGTTGCGGACATAGTCGTCTTCATGCGCGATGGTGTTATCGTGGAAGAAGGGCCAGCGCGCGAGGTCATCGACACTCCGAAACAGGAGGGGACGCGGTCTTTCCTCAGGCATTTTCATACCCGTGGCTAA
- a CDS encoding FAD-binding oxidoreductase, with protein MIDRLLDIVGPKGIVSDPSEMTPYLTDWRGRKQGRAVCVVLPASTDEVAAVMRVAAEEKQPVFPLGGNTGLCYGAVPESDDAEKPGIVLSLRRMHRIRDIDTVSDIITVDAGVILAEIHQAADKIDRQFPLRLGSEGSAQVGGLISTNAGGTAVVRYGPMRDLVAGLEVVLADGRIVNDLAALRKDNTGYMLRQLFIGAEGTLGIITGAALRLFPTLSKSAHAWIDVVSPADAVKLLARFRATAGSFIEAFELVSASQFELVRRHVDRVRMPFAQLPAWSLMVELSTSDSYTDLDAMLGGLLEEGFAAGLVGDAVVAASNQQAKEIWHVRHSVSEANKKEGIGIVHDIAVRTSFVPAFIDAADKVAAERFPEATTQVVCHLGDGNVHYILMFSHDYWNTIDDQDGFALDVERAIHDVGVQFGGTFSAEHGVGRKLPAELERLCDPLRYELMQQIKHVLDPDGRMNPGVLLKSQ; from the coding sequence GTGATCGATCGGCTGCTCGACATCGTTGGCCCCAAAGGGATCGTTAGCGACCCTTCCGAGATGACGCCCTATCTCACGGATTGGCGTGGTCGAAAGCAGGGCAGGGCCGTTTGCGTGGTTTTGCCCGCCTCGACAGACGAGGTCGCAGCAGTGATGCGCGTGGCCGCGGAAGAAAAGCAGCCGGTTTTCCCGCTCGGTGGCAATACGGGGCTGTGCTATGGAGCGGTACCCGAAAGTGACGATGCCGAAAAGCCCGGTATCGTACTCTCGCTTCGCCGCATGCACCGTATCCGCGACATCGATACCGTGTCAGATATTATCACTGTGGATGCCGGGGTCATACTTGCTGAAATCCATCAGGCGGCCGACAAAATCGATCGCCAGTTCCCTCTGCGTCTTGGTAGCGAAGGCAGTGCACAGGTTGGCGGACTCATCTCGACCAACGCCGGCGGCACCGCAGTCGTCCGGTACGGGCCGATGCGCGACCTGGTTGCCGGGCTGGAAGTGGTCCTGGCGGACGGCCGCATCGTCAACGACCTCGCGGCTCTGCGCAAAGACAACACCGGCTATATGTTACGGCAGCTCTTTATCGGTGCGGAAGGAACGCTGGGTATCATTACAGGCGCGGCGCTGAGGTTATTTCCAACGCTCTCAAAGAGTGCGCACGCCTGGATCGACGTGGTCTCGCCGGCGGATGCTGTTAAACTTCTCGCTCGGTTTCGCGCAACTGCCGGCTCATTCATCGAGGCCTTTGAGCTGGTATCCGCCTCTCAGTTCGAGCTCGTCCGGCGGCACGTGGATCGGGTTCGCATGCCGTTCGCTCAGTTGCCTGCATGGTCACTGATGGTGGAACTCAGCACATCCGACAGTTACACGGACCTGGATGCCATGCTCGGCGGCCTGCTCGAGGAGGGTTTTGCGGCCGGTCTGGTTGGTGATGCTGTGGTTGCCGCATCCAATCAACAGGCAAAGGAGATCTGGCATGTGCGCCACTCGGTATCGGAAGCCAACAAGAAGGAAGGCATTGGTATCGTCCATGATATAGCGGTACGGACATCTTTCGTTCCCGCGTTCATCGACGCGGCGGATAAAGTGGCAGCGGAACGATTTCCCGAGGCCACCACGCAGGTCGTGTGCCATCTCGGCGACGGAAATGTCCACTATATCCTGATGTTCTCGCACGACTATTGGAACACCATTGACGACCAGGACGGGTTTGCACTCGACGTCGAAAGGGCGATCCATGACGTCGGCGTCCAATTCGGCGGAACGTTCAGCGCGGAACACGGAGTGGGCCGTAAGCTCCCCGCGGAACTGGAGCGGTTGTGCGACCCGCTCCGCTACGAACTGATGCAGCAAATTAAACACGTTCTCGATCCGGACGGCAGGATGAACCCGGGGGTTCTGCTGAAATCGCAGTGA
- a CDS encoding transporter substrate-binding domain-containing protein, with product MVSRREFAGLLGGGAIAATLAGASSAVAQAPSQNSFQQIINSKKLRIGGVATGAPWTVRDKESGQWGGQFYDIGKALATDMEVELEVVETTWGNAILDLQANKIDVMFGMNPTPKRALAVDFTVPVYNSALVVIAKTGFEPKTWADLNKPEVKIAVDMGSAHDQGASRLCPNATIVRLKSLDEATLALSTGRVDAQCIFWMGGVRAVKRDPRLGKVIAPTPIFGSTSNAAVRREEDKTLRDFLNTWIVYAQGLGLVREAVVSSLAKVDITLDDIPAGVTF from the coding sequence ATGGTTTCCAGAAGAGAATTCGCAGGCCTTCTCGGAGGAGGTGCAATTGCAGCGACCTTAGCCGGTGCAAGCTCGGCTGTGGCGCAAGCCCCGTCGCAAAACTCGTTTCAGCAGATCATCAACTCGAAGAAGCTGCGCATCGGCGGCGTTGCAACCGGTGCGCCCTGGACAGTAAGGGACAAGGAGAGCGGCCAGTGGGGTGGTCAGTTCTATGACATCGGCAAGGCTCTTGCCACAGATATGGAGGTCGAGCTTGAAGTCGTGGAGACGACGTGGGGCAACGCCATCCTCGACCTGCAGGCCAACAAGATCGATGTCATGTTCGGAATGAACCCAACACCGAAACGCGCCTTGGCCGTGGACTTCACTGTCCCGGTCTATAACAGCGCTCTCGTTGTCATCGCGAAGACGGGTTTCGAACCGAAAACGTGGGCAGACCTCAACAAGCCCGAAGTCAAGATCGCGGTCGACATGGGTTCCGCGCACGACCAGGGTGCTTCGCGCCTGTGTCCCAATGCGACAATCGTACGGCTGAAATCGCTCGACGAGGCTACGTTGGCGCTCTCCACGGGCCGCGTTGATGCGCAGTGCATCTTCTGGATGGGAGGTGTTCGTGCCGTCAAGCGCGATCCTCGCCTGGGTAAGGTCATCGCTCCGACGCCGATCTTCGGTTCGACGTCCAACGCGGCCGTGCGACGAGAGGAAGATAAGACCCTCCGTGATTTCCTGAATACCTGGATCGTCTATGCGCAGGGCCTCGGCCTGGTCCGAGAGGCCGTCGTGTCCAGTCTCGCGAAGGTCGATATCACCCTCGACGACATTCCCGCCGGCGTTACCTTTTAA
- the cyoC gene encoding cytochrome o ubiquinol oxidase subunit III: MSASSSTHSEIPLSERGPAPRNVVVSFGFWLFLLSDIVIFAALFAAFAVLSHETAGGPSGDDLFDRNRVLLETAILLASSFTCGLMSLTVEQRKLIPAVAWGAATFLLGATFVGMELSEFHGMIESGAGPDRSAFLSAFFALVGTHGLHVSAGLFWLLVMFAQVLTLGFRPMVLRRLRCFSLFWHALDIVWIGVFTIVYLGAR, encoded by the coding sequence ATGAGCGCAAGTTCATCGACTCACTCAGAGATTCCACTTTCTGAACGCGGCCCCGCGCCGAGGAATGTTGTGGTCAGCTTCGGCTTCTGGCTGTTTCTCCTGAGCGACATCGTCATATTTGCGGCGTTGTTCGCGGCGTTTGCGGTGCTGTCGCATGAGACGGCGGGCGGACCTTCGGGGGACGATCTCTTCGATCGCAACCGCGTCCTTCTCGAGACCGCTATCCTTCTTGCGTCAAGCTTCACCTGCGGACTGATGTCCTTGACCGTCGAACAACGCAAACTGATCCCGGCCGTCGCCTGGGGCGCGGCTACGTTCCTGCTCGGCGCGACCTTTGTCGGCATGGAACTGTCTGAATTCCATGGCATGATTGAGAGCGGTGCCGGACCAGATCGCAGCGCATTCCTTTCCGCCTTCTTCGCTTTGGTGGGGACACATGGCCTGCACGTGTCGGCTGGGTTGTTCTGGTTGCTGGTCATGTTCGCGCAGGTTCTGACGCTCGGTTTCCGTCCGATGGTCCTGCGGCGGCTGCGCTGTTTCAGCCTGTTCTGGCACGCGCTCGATATTGTCTGGATAGGTGTTTTCACAATCGTTTATCTTGGAGCCCGCTAA
- a CDS encoding helix-turn-helix domain-containing protein, giving the protein MASQSISDQGVLLHDVIRRKSDEHASSIADAAPSEMNIGARLHQIRKDRNLTLQSVSKATGVSASAFSKIERNELSPTIGTLQRIAVGLGIDLMELLNAQNTSPSGYGRRSVTRAGNGKAHDTNTCANNFLCSDLRNKKMTPIMTTVSARSPDDYKIWAKSGAEIFLTVLEGTLVVHSKLYEPLVLNEGDSIYYDANAEHVWTSAGERDAKVLWVLAVS; this is encoded by the coding sequence ATGGCCAGCCAGTCAATCAGCGATCAGGGCGTACTGCTCCACGATGTCATTCGCCGCAAGAGCGACGAACACGCCAGCAGTATTGCAGATGCCGCGCCATCCGAGATGAACATCGGCGCGCGCTTGCATCAGATTCGCAAGGACAGAAACCTGACGTTGCAGAGTGTCAGCAAAGCGACGGGCGTATCTGCCTCGGCATTTTCGAAGATCGAACGCAATGAACTTTCCCCGACAATCGGAACGCTGCAGCGGATCGCCGTTGGCCTCGGAATTGATTTGATGGAATTGCTGAATGCGCAAAATACATCGCCAAGCGGCTATGGCCGCCGCAGTGTTACGCGGGCTGGAAACGGCAAGGCTCATGACACGAATACGTGTGCCAACAACTTCTTGTGTTCGGATCTACGCAACAAGAAAATGACACCGATTATGACGACCGTTTCGGCACGTTCACCCGATGATTATAAGATCTGGGCAAAATCGGGGGCCGAAATTTTCCTGACCGTCCTGGAAGGAACTCTTGTCGTCCACAGCAAGCTGTATGAGCCGCTTGTGTTAAACGAGGGAGATTCGATCTACTACGATGCCAATGCCGAGCACGTGTGGACATCCGCCGGCGAGCGCGACGCTAAAGTGCTTTGGGTCCTCGCCGTCTCATGA
- the cyoD gene encoding cytochrome o ubiquinol oxidase subunit IV, producing MAEPIETTEDQEAGAPRVAGGSWQGYLIGLVFAIILTLASFWVAGTDMIWGPGVPILLAVLAIAQMGVHLVFFLHISSAPDSLNNILALAFGVFVVALVVFGSMIIMANLDANMMSMPELMNMQR from the coding sequence ATGGCAGAACCCATCGAAACGACCGAGGATCAGGAGGCCGGTGCACCGCGCGTCGCCGGGGGAAGCTGGCAGGGCTACCTCATCGGGCTGGTCTTTGCGATCATATTGACGTTGGCTTCATTCTGGGTTGCAGGAACCGACATGATCTGGGGACCGGGCGTTCCCATCCTGCTTGCCGTATTGGCGATAGCCCAGATGGGCGTCCACCTCGTCTTCTTTCTGCACATCTCCAGCGCACCCGACAGCCTCAACAACATCCTTGCACTGGCCTTTGGCGTCTTTGTCGTTGCCTTGGTCGTGTTCGGTTCAATGATCATCATGGCCAATCTCGATGCGAACATGATGTCCATGCCGGAACTGATGAATATGCAGCGCTAG